Sequence from the Segatella copri genome:
TCCAAGATCACAGAGTTTATGAATCTCCAAGCGTGCACGGGCATGAGTGATCGAAGAATCCAGCTGGCGATAAGTAGCATTATCTATCGCACCCACTTCTCTCACGAAGACTAGAGCCAACTTCTGCTCATTCACCAAACCAAACTCGGCATATTGAGCCAACCACTCCATATTCTCCTTGCTGAGGAAATGATGGAGCAGAAGTCTTGCCGTAAACTTATTCGCTTCATGGTTCGACTCAAAAGTCGGCGGCATCAAACCAGCCTCCTTCATCAATCTGCGCATCGCACCAATACCAGTACCCTTAGTCTCTGCAAGATTCGTATCATGGAAAATCTCGCTGATTCTTGGATTACGAAGCATAGAGCCTGGCTCTCCCCAATCATCCTGAGGTTTCAGAGAATAGCCTGGATTATGAATCTCAATACGATTGGAATAGCGGATAATCTGAATCGGCTGGTTCACACGATTCGAACGATGAATATACGAATTGACAATCGCCTCACGCAATACCTTGTTTGGAAGAATCGCTGGTGTAGATGCCTGCATGGAATCTTTCTTCAGTTCAAAGCCTTTTGGCAGGTCATCCATCACAGCACTACATGCCTTGTTTACCATGAGGATTAATGGTCCGCGCATATCAATAGTTTGCTCAAAGCGATTATCGCCATCAGCTAACCATTGATTGCCAGAAATTCTAATGTAATCAACTCTGAAAGAAGGAACCAAACGACGAAGCGACATTTGTTTTCCAAAAACCAAGAGCCCCGTATAAGTCAAATCATATCCACCTTGCTTATTCTTCTTAATAGCTCCTAATGCCCTCAACAAATCTACATCATTCAGCGTCAGTTCTTCCGCATCAGGATTCACTTCCTTGCGAAGTTTACGATAGAAATTGAGTGCATTCTCATCTATATCATCAAGATCTGCATCATCTACAATACAACTATCATAGGTATCAGCAGATTGATAGAAAAGATACATATCCTCTTCTGAGCATTTTTCATCAGAAGGACCAATACGACGAAACGCCCCCTCAGGCAAACCACGCTTGGCAAAATACGCTGGTTTCTGACTCTCAGGTAACTCTTCTATTTTGACAACAATAACGGTCTTACCCAAATATTCCTCCACATTAATAATCGGGCGAATACGGACATTGAACATCGAATTGCACATAGCGACAAAATCAGATTGAATCTTGTCTGTATACTCTATATTCTCAGGCTCATAAATAGGTCTGCCATCTTCAGCTATTCCGGTACGCTTGGCACCTAAAAGCAGATAGCCACCGCACAGACCAGGCTCGTTGGCAAAAGCACAAACCGTTTCCATCATGCTCTTGCCAACAGCCGATGCCGACTTGGCCTCTATTCTTCTATTTTCATCAAAGCTATTTAGCTCTGCAAATAATTCCTTCGCTGTTCTCATTTTCTTAATTATATTTAGGTAAGGAGACGTCATTTGTCATCCTCTTTGCCTATTCGGCGGTAAAGTTAATCAAAAAATTACAAACTTACAAACAAAAGATGGATTTTTTCGCTTTATCCCTCTCATTTTCAGATATAATTAGTATCTTTGTGGCGTTTTAATTGGAGGACAAAGATATGAGTTTAAAATTAATTGATAGGGAGGAGAAGAAAGGACTTGCCAAACTATGGGAAGACATAGATATCTGGTGGTATTGCCATGTAACAGACAAATACCGCTCTGTATGTTGCTGGTTCAGAATATGCTGTAACAAAAGACGTTGGAAGCTCGTAAAACAAGCAGCCTTCCATACATATCCATTCTCTTATGAATATTTTTATGATTTGCAGAAAACATACATGGAAGAGTTAATAGCACATTATAAACATGGATATTTCGCTACAGCAGAAACTTACGAGCCAATAGTACGTTGGATAAAAATGGCGGTCAAACTCCATGATATTATGCTTGACAATAATGTTGATCTTTTCGACTATGAAGGAGAGATGGAGTTTGTGCCAATAGATGATGGAAAGTTCTATAAAATGAAAGACGACAATGTGAAGTACCATTGCTTGGTAAAGGTAAATATGAGAAACCTTGACCGCTATCTGAAATTATCACATAACCAAAAAGCTAAAGATTGGTATATAGAGCATCCTCATGAACTATACCAGTTGAAAGCATGGTACTTATACCATAAGTTACTTGCCTACTATGCACAATCTTGGTGGGACTAAGACCATTTTTTCGAAGTATAGAACAGTCATACGACCAATGGATATATAGCTATACAACTAAAGGGTGTATTGTCGTACAACCAAAGAATGTTGCCACTAGGCTCTGCAAATCGGGAATAGGGATTTCCCCTTTATACTTTAGGGAATCCTTCTCTTTTTATTTCAAAAGAAAGCTGTACTTTTGCAACCATAAAACAATATAATAACTTATAAAAACAGTATCGCTTATGAAAAGAAATGAAGTAATGGCGCTTATCGCCACAACCATATTGATGTTTGCCGTATGCCTCTCGGCTTCGGCTAAAGGAAAAAGAAACGTGGAGCGGGGAATGACCAAGCAGGAAGTAATAGCCATTCTTGGAAAACCTAAGCTCACCAGTTTCGACATGTATGGGGACAAATGGGAATATGACAAATATAATTATCTGTCTGGAGATTCCAAGTACATCACGGTCTTCTTCGACAGAAACGGAAAGGTTGTGCAGTACGATACAAAAATCATAGAACTAAACAGCCAAACATCGAATGTACAGCAGCCACACCCAACTCCACCCCTCTACGATGGAAGATGTGATCCTGATGGCAGAATGGATTACGGCTATTGTCTCGATGATGCTTCCTTCTCTAAACTATATAATAAGGTGAAGAAGGCAAGCTTTGATGACAACAAGTTCGATCTGATAGAAGTGGCTAGCCTCGGCTGTTACTATTCCTGCGCCCAAGCCGTCAGCATGATGAATATATTCACTTTTGGTGACAGCAAGATGAAAGCCCTCAGACTGATGGCTCCTCATATCATAGATTTGCAGAATGCCACTATCATCTATCAGCAATTCAGTTTTGAAAGCGAAAAGCAAAAGGTAGGAGAAATATTAAGAAGCAGCAGAATATCTCCTCAAAACTTGCATATTCAATGAAAAAACATTAATTTTGCACTCAATAATTGCAAAATAAATGAATACAAAGATATTATCAAAAGACAAAGACCCGATGGGTGCCGCTATCCTTGATTATCAGAAATCGGGAAGAGCAGGAAGATTACGTGTGCTCTCTTCTATGTTCGAAGAGGACGAAATGCCGGTGAAACATCTCTTCAGAAAAGTTGAGGAGATGCCGATGCTGGAGCAGAAGGCCTTGCAACTCACAAAAGGGCGTGTACTGGATATCGGAGCCGGCAGCGGCTGCCATACGCTCGCCTTGCAGGAGAAGGGCTTGGAGGTAAAAGCCATTGATATTTCTCCTCTGAGCTGCGAAGCGATGGAACTGAGAGGAGTAAAGGATGCGGAATGCATCAATCTTTTCGATGAACATCTGGAAACAGGGTTCGATACCATCCTCCTCCTGATGAACGGAACGGGTATCGCCGGAAAGATAGAACATCTCCCTACCCTCTTCAACCGTCTCAAGGCTTTGCTCAACAAGGGCGGACAGATTCTTATCGATTCCTCCGACCTCAAATATATCTACGAGAATGAAGACGGAAGTTTCGACATCAATCTGAATGGTGCCTACTATGGTGAAGTGGATTATCAGATGATTTACAAAGACATTAAGGGAGACTGTTTCGACTGGCTCTACGTAGATTTCCCATTGCTCAAATCCATCGCCGAAACCTGCGGCTTGCAGGGCGAACTCGTGGCTGAAGGAGAACACTACGACTATCTGGCTAGGATTTTCTAAGCATATAAAGATAAAAAGGAGTTAAGATGATGGTCTTAACTCCTTTTTATCTTTTCTTTCTATTTAATCGTCGAAATCGTGACGTCCGAGAAATCATTCATATAATCCAGAATCTCCAGCGTATGGAAACCCCGTTTGGCTTTTATTTCAATGCTCGCCTCCACAAATTCTTCCTTAGAAAATCTCCGTTCTTTCAGTTCGTAAGAATGAACTTCCATGCCTTTCTGTTTGATTTTACTGATGAATTCCTTCACGCTGTCCCTTGATGGAGCAGAGAAATTCAGTTCGATGGTAGAGGTTCCCAACTGCGGAATCCAGTAGTTCAATACTTCCAGTCCCAGTAGCACCATCGCCGTAGTAATAATTGCAGCCACATACATTCCCGTACCGCACGCCAGACCGATGGCTGCCGTCACCCACAAGCCTGCAGCAGTAGTCAATCCTCTCACCACGTTCTTTTGAAAGATAATCGTTCCTGCGCCCAGGAATCCAATACCCGAAACCACCTGCGCAGCTACACGGGAAGAATCCTTTAAGTCAAATCCGAATCCATACTGGGAAACAACACAGAAAAGCGCACTTCCCAATGCCACGAGGAAGTGAGTACGGAAACCAGCCTCCTTGGCACGATATTCTCGCTCTATTCCTATCGCACCTCCCAAAAGCAGGGCGAGAGACAGGCGAATGGTCAGGTCAATATAAGTTGCATCCATATTATTCCTTTCTTTTATAGTTTGCTTGCAAAGATAATATAATTCGAAGACTATACAAAATAAAACTATCTTTTTTATTACGAAAACATCATTTTTCTTTGGTTATTTAAGAAAAAAAGCGTATCTTTGCCACAAATGATATTCGTATCAATATACATGATTCACCTTTTTTAAACGACAAAAGATATGAAGATAACATTATTTTTGCTCTTGGCAACAGCTGTTGTCGGCAGAGCACAAACAACCACAGAGTTGCTACCAGTTGGCACTGAAGCACCTGACTTCCAAATCACCAATGACAAGACAGGCGAGAAAATATTCCGTCTGTCCGATTGGAAGACCAAGACCGATGCAGACGGCAAGGTGGTACCAGGCGTATGGACCGTACTCGACTTCTGGGCTTCATGGTGTCCAGACTGTCGCAAGGACATGCCAAAGGTAAAAGAAATATCAAAAAAATATCTCACGAAGATACAGCTCGTCGGGATTTCATTCGATACCGACAAGGAAAAGATGAACAAATATCTCAGCAGCAACCACTACGATCAGTGGATGCAATACTGCGAGGGAAAGAAATGGAAGGAAACTCAGATTTCCAAGGATTACCACATCTCATGGATTCCAACCTCCTATCTCATCGACCCTGAGGGAAAAGTATACTTCTCTACCGTCAAGGCCGAGGAAATGATGCAGAAACTGGACTCGCTCAACAATTTAGGTAAGCTAACAGCCTTTATAGAGATGCCCCACTACCCTGGTGGAGAGGCGGTCTTGATGAAGCAACTATCCGTCAATACCAAGTTTCCAAAGTTGTGCCAAAAGTATAAAGCCGCAGCCAAAGTAAAAGTGGAATTTATCGTCGAGAAAGATGGAAACGTCTCTGATGTCGGAATACAAAGTTATCAGGTGTTAGACAACCCTAACGGCAAAGATTTCAACAAGCTGTCAGGAGCTGAGCAAACCCAAGTCCGCTCACAAATTCGCACTCTCTTCGAACAGGAAGGCATCCGTGTTGTGAGCACATTGGGGAAATGGACACCCGGCAAAATAAGGGGCGAGGCTACACGCGTACACTATACCGTTCCCATTGTATTCAGACTACATTAGAATGGGTTGACAAGTTTCAAGACACGTGGTATGACCAAACAGGAAGTCATCGACATTCTTGGCGACCCCAAGACCAAAAGTTTCGATGAATATGGAGACAAATAGAAATTCTATAAATTCACAAATACACATTATTTAATAATATATATGGCAACAGTTGACGACAAGAAGATTATCTTCTCAATGGTGGGCGTATCTAAGATTATCCCACAAAACCAGAAACAGATTCTGAAGAACATCTACCTATCGTTCTTCTACGGAGCAAAAATCGGCATCATCGGTTTGAACGGTGCCGGTAAATCTACGTTGATGAAAATCATCGCAGGACTTGAGCAACCTACCCAAGGTGAGGTGGTTTGGAGCCCAGGCTACTCTGTGGGCTACTTGCCTCAGGATCCTCCGCTCGACGAGAACAAGACCGTGAAGGAAAACGTGATGGAGGGTGTGCAGAAAATCTATGATGCACTCGCAGAATACGAGGACATCAACAATAAGTTCGGTCTCGAAGAATATTACGGAGACCCTGATAAGATGGACAAGCTGATGCAGCGTCAGGCTGAGGTGCAGGATATCATTGATGCTACCGATGCCTGGAACATCGACTCCAAGCTGGAGCGTGCGATGGCTGCCCTACACTGTCCTCCTGGCGATTGGCCTGTTACCAATCTCTCGGGTGGTGAGCGCCGCCGTGTGGCTCTCTGCCGCCTGCTCCTGCAGAAGCCGGACGTACTCCTGCTCGATGAGCCTACCAACCACCTGGATGCTGAGAGCATCGACTGGCTGGAGCAACACCTGCAGCAGTATGAGGGTACCGTAATCGCCGTAACCCACGACCGCTACTTCCTCGACGACGTGAGCGAGTGGATTCTGGAATTGGACCGTGGTGAGGGTATTCCATGGAAGGGCAACTACTCTTCTTGGCTCGACCAGAAGACCAAGCGAATGATTCAGGAGGAGAAGACTGCCTCTAAGCGTCGCAAGACATTGGAGCGCGAGTTGGAATGGGTTCGTATGGCGCCTAAGGCCCGTCAGGCTAAGGGTAAGGCTCGTCTGAACTCTTACGAGCAGATGCTCAACCAGGAGCAGAAGGAGCGCGAGGAGAAACTGGAAATCTTCATCCCTAATGGTCCTCGTCTGGGCAACAAGGTGATCGAGGCTCAGCACGTTAAGAAGGCGTTCGGCGAGAAGGTTCTCTTCAACGACCTCAACTTCATGCTTCCTCCTAACGGCATCGTAGGTGTGATTGGTCCTAACGGAGCCGGCAAGACTACCCTCTTCCGCCTCATCATGGGATTGGATCAGGCAGACGGCGGAACATTCGAGGTGGGTGAAACCGTGAAGCTGGCTTATGTTGACCAGCAGCACAAGGACATCGACCCACAAAAGACTGTTTACGAGGTGATTTCCCAGGGCAACGAAACCTTGCGTCTGGGTGGCAGAGATGTGAATGCACGTGCTTACATCAGCCGCTTCAACTTCTCGGGCACCGACCAGAGCAAGCTCTGCAGCGTACTTTCTGGTGGTGAGCGCAACCGCCTGCAGTTGGCATTGGCATTGAAGCAGGAAGGCAACGTATTGCTCCTCGATGAGCCAACCAACGATATCGACGTGAACACGCTGCGTGCCTTGGAGGAAGGTTTAGAGGCGTTTGCCGGTTGTGCGGTGGTAATCAGCCACGACCGCTGGTTCCTCGACCGAATCTGTACCCACATCCTTGCCTTCGAGGGCAATGGTGAGGTCTTCTTCTTTGAGGGCAGCTATTCGGAGTATGAAATCAACAAGGCGCGCCGTCTTGGAGATACAGAGATCAAGAAGGGTCGCTACCGCAAGTTGATGGAGGAATAAAGATTCGAAAAAGATAAAGAAGAACTCGGTTCTGAAACAATAAAAAACAAAAGAAAAGGTGTGTCTTTGCCTTAAG
This genomic interval carries:
- the ettA gene encoding energy-dependent translational throttle protein EttA, with the protein product MATVDDKKIIFSMVGVSKIIPQNQKQILKNIYLSFFYGAKIGIIGLNGAGKSTLMKIIAGLEQPTQGEVVWSPGYSVGYLPQDPPLDENKTVKENVMEGVQKIYDALAEYEDINNKFGLEEYYGDPDKMDKLMQRQAEVQDIIDATDAWNIDSKLERAMAALHCPPGDWPVTNLSGGERRRVALCRLLLQKPDVLLLDEPTNHLDAESIDWLEQHLQQYEGTVIAVTHDRYFLDDVSEWILELDRGEGIPWKGNYSSWLDQKTKRMIQEEKTASKRRKTLERELEWVRMAPKARQAKGKARLNSYEQMLNQEQKEREEKLEIFIPNGPRLGNKVIEAQHVKKAFGEKVLFNDLNFMLPPNGIVGVIGPNGAGKTTLFRLIMGLDQADGGTFEVGETVKLAYVDQQHKDIDPQKTVYEVISQGNETLRLGGRDVNARAYISRFNFSGTDQSKLCSVLSGGERNRLQLALALKQEGNVLLLDEPTNDIDVNTLRALEEGLEAFAGCAVVISHDRWFLDRICTHILAFEGNGEVFFFEGSYSEYEINKARRLGDTEIKKGRYRKLMEE
- a CDS encoding class I SAM-dependent methyltransferase, giving the protein MNTKILSKDKDPMGAAILDYQKSGRAGRLRVLSSMFEEDEMPVKHLFRKVEEMPMLEQKALQLTKGRVLDIGAGSGCHTLALQEKGLEVKAIDISPLSCEAMELRGVKDAECINLFDEHLETGFDTILLLMNGTGIAGKIEHLPTLFNRLKALLNKGGQILIDSSDLKYIYENEDGSFDINLNGAYYGEVDYQMIYKDIKGDCFDWLYVDFPLLKSIAETCGLQGELVAEGEHYDYLARIF
- a CDS encoding DUF4476 domain-containing protein — protein: MKRNEVMALIATTILMFAVCLSASAKGKRNVERGMTKQEVIAILGKPKLTSFDMYGDKWEYDKYNYLSGDSKYITVFFDRNGKVVQYDTKIIELNSQTSNVQQPHPTPPLYDGRCDPDGRMDYGYCLDDASFSKLYNKVKKASFDDNKFDLIEVASLGCYYSCAQAVSMMNIFTFGDSKMKALRLMAPHIIDLQNATIIYQQFSFESEKQKVGEILRSSRISPQNLHIQ
- a CDS encoding ATP-binding protein, whose protein sequence is MRTAKELFAELNSFDENRRIEAKSASAVGKSMMETVCAFANEPGLCGGYLLLGAKRTGIAEDGRPIYEPENIEYTDKIQSDFVAMCNSMFNVRIRPIINVEEYLGKTVIVVKIEELPESQKPAYFAKRGLPEGAFRRIGPSDEKCSEEDMYLFYQSADTYDSCIVDDADLDDIDENALNFYRKLRKEVNPDAEELTLNDVDLLRALGAIKKNKQGGYDLTYTGLLVFGKQMSLRRLVPSFRVDYIRISGNQWLADGDNRFEQTIDMRGPLILMVNKACSAVMDDLPKGFELKKDSMQASTPAILPNKVLREAIVNSYIHRSNRVNQPIQIIRYSNRIEIHNPGYSLKPQDDWGEPGSMLRNPRISEIFHDTNLAETKGTGIGAMRRLMKEAGLMPPTFESNHEANKFTARLLLHHFLSKENMEWLAQYAEFGLVNEQKLALVFVREVGAIDNATYRQLDSSITHARARLEIHKLCDLGFLEKKGQGRNTYYIRTSKVVSLGERLPPQDERLLPQHGILGERYQGENERYQAFEERYQGEVGTFEERYQGVNREELLLLLPDHIKKRIDEVGKRVPKDVLNKLVVDMCSIVPLSMDDLSVLLHRNSKSFKNKNIKVLLENNQLFYWIPEMINHPQQKYIADPSMTRSKTKKKK
- a CDS encoding thioredoxin-like domain-containing protein; this translates as MKITLFLLLATAVVGRAQTTTELLPVGTEAPDFQITNDKTGEKIFRLSDWKTKTDADGKVVPGVWTVLDFWASWCPDCRKDMPKVKEISKKYLTKIQLVGISFDTDKEKMNKYLSSNHYDQWMQYCEGKKWKETQISKDYHISWIPTSYLIDPEGKVYFSTVKAEEMMQKLDSLNNLGKLTAFIEMPHYPGGEAVLMKQLSVNTKFPKLCQKYKAAAKVKVEFIVEKDGNVSDVGIQSYQVLDNPNGKDFNKLSGAEQTQVRSQIRTLFEQEGIRVVSTLGKWTPGKIRGEATRVHYTVPIVFRLH
- a CDS encoding MgtC/SapB family protein is translated as MDATYIDLTIRLSLALLLGGAIGIEREYRAKEAGFRTHFLVALGSALFCVVSQYGFGFDLKDSSRVAAQVVSGIGFLGAGTIIFQKNVVRGLTTAAGLWVTAAIGLACGTGMYVAAIITTAMVLLGLEVLNYWIPQLGTSTIELNFSAPSRDSVKEFISKIKQKGMEVHSYELKERRFSKEEFVEASIEIKAKRGFHTLEILDYMNDFSDVTISTIK